The sequence GTGGCACGGCGGGAACGAGGGCGGACCCGGGGTTCCCTCAGGCAGGGCCCCTCAGGTCCGCCCGTCGCGCTCCTGCGCCTCCTTCAGCGCCGCCGACGCGGCGGCCCAGCGGGCCCGTACGACGGTGAACCCGGCCCGTTCGGCCTCCTCGCACACCAGCTCGTCGTCGTCCACCAGCACCCGGATCTCGCGGCTGCGGTCCAGCTCGCGGAGGATCTGCAGCTTGGTGCGCCGGGCGGGCCTGCGGTCGTCGTTGCGGCGCATCCGGATACGGCCCTCGGGCAGCCCCTGGGCGGCGATCCAGGCCTCCGTGTCCTTGCGGCAGCGCTCGGGCCGCCCGGTCAGATACAGCACCTCGCACTCCCGGGCGTGCTCCAGCGCCAGCGCCACCCCCTCGGCCAGCGGCGGATCGTCCGGCGCTGCGGCGAAGAAGGCGTCCCAGTCCCGCGGCCGGCCCTCCAGGAACCGCTGCCGGTGCCCGGTGTCGGCGAGCGTGCCGTCGAGGTCGAAGACGGCAAGGGGCCTGCGCGCGTCCGACTCGGGGCGTGTCCTGCTGTTGTTCGTCACGGCGGCCAGCCTAGGACGCGATCTTGCGCCACTTCTCATCCGCCCGGCCGGGAATCCTGGGGCGCCACCGCTGTTGAACACCGTGTGAGCTCTGTGATCGCGTCGACCCGTTTCTCCGTCCTCGACCGCTCCCGCACCCGTGAGGGGCACGCGGCGCCCGAGGCGCTGCGCGACACCGTCCGGCTGGCGCGGGAGCTGGAGGAGCTCGGCTACCACCGGGTCTGGGTCTCCGAGCACCACGGCGTGCCGGGGGTCGCGGGGTCCGCGCCGACCGTGCTGGCCGCCGCGGTCGCCGCCGCGACGCGCACGATCCGGGTGGGCACGGGCGGTGTGATGCTGCCCAACCACCAGCCCCTGGTGGTGGCCGAGCAGTTCGGTGTCCTGGAGTCCCTGTTCCCCGGCCGCATCGACATGGGCCTGGGCCGCTCCGTCGGGTTCACGGACGGCGTACGGAAGGCGCTGGGCCGGGACAAGGACGTCGCCGACGACTTCGCGGCCCAGCTGGACGAGCTGCTCGGCTGGTTCCGCGGCACGTCCCCGACCGGCGTGCACGCGTACCCCGCCGAGGGCCTGACCGTGGCGCCGTTCGTGCTGGCCATGGGCGAGGGCGCCACGATCGCCGCCCGGGCCGGCCTGCCGATGGTGATCGGTGACCTCAGGAACCGCGAGAAGATGCGGCGCGGTGTCGACCACTACCGGGAATCGTTCCGCCCCTCCGCCTGGGCACGGGAGCCGTACGTCGTCATCTCGGGCACGGTCGCGGTCGCGGCGACCCCCGAGGAGGCCCGCCGTCTGCTGCTCCCCGAGGCCTGGTCGATGGCGTACTCACGCACGCACGGTACGTTCCCGCCGTTGCCGCCCGCCGAGCGCGTCGAGGCCCTGACGATGACGGACCGGGAGCGCGGCTTCCACGAGTCCGGGCTCGCCGGGCACATCGCCGGCACCGAGGACGAGGTCGCCGACGAGCTGGAGACGGTGATCAAGGACACCGGCGCCGACGAGGTCCTGGTCACGACCAGTACGTACGACCGGGACGCGCTGCTGGACTCGTACCGGAGGCTGGCGAGGGTCGCGGGCCTCGGCTGACCCGGGTTCCGCCCG is a genomic window of Streptomyces sp. NBC_00414 containing:
- a CDS encoding phosphatase domain-containing protein codes for the protein MTNNSRTRPESDARRPLAVFDLDGTLADTGHRQRFLEGRPRDWDAFFAAAPDDPPLAEGVALALEHARECEVLYLTGRPERCRKDTEAWIAAQGLPEGRIRMRRNDDRRPARRTKLQILRELDRSREIRVLVDDDELVCEEAERAGFTVVRARWAAASAALKEAQERDGRT
- a CDS encoding LLM class flavin-dependent oxidoreductase gives rise to the protein MSSVIASTRFSVLDRSRTREGHAAPEALRDTVRLARELEELGYHRVWVSEHHGVPGVAGSAPTVLAAAVAAATRTIRVGTGGVMLPNHQPLVVAEQFGVLESLFPGRIDMGLGRSVGFTDGVRKALGRDKDVADDFAAQLDELLGWFRGTSPTGVHAYPAEGLTVAPFVLAMGEGATIAARAGLPMVIGDLRNREKMRRGVDHYRESFRPSAWAREPYVVISGTVAVAATPEEARRLLLPEAWSMAYSRTHGTFPPLPPAERVEALTMTDRERGFHESGLAGHIAGTEDEVADELETVIKDTGADEVLVTTSTYDRDALLDSYRRLARVAGLG